The Brachybacterium huguangmaarense genome contains a region encoding:
- a CDS encoding NUDIX hydrolase translates to MRWPVSVKGVVLDEDGRVLLGRNDRDEWELLGGRLESGESPDEAVRREIREEAGLDVRPVLLLRTWVFDPVPGSSVLIGTFGCELRGGTLVASSEHSCVRFHEPRAVAALPLPEGYRTDIGLWRGARDSRPHNG, encoded by the coding sequence ATGCGATGGCCGGTCTCCGTGAAGGGCGTCGTCCTCGACGAGGACGGGCGCGTGCTGCTGGGCAGGAACGATCGCGACGAGTGGGAGCTGCTCGGCGGACGCCTCGAGTCCGGGGAGTCGCCGGACGAGGCGGTCCGACGTGAGATCCGCGAGGAGGCGGGGCTCGACGTCCGGCCCGTGCTCCTCCTGCGCACGTGGGTCTTCGATCCCGTGCCCGGCAGCAGCGTCCTGATCGGCACGTTCGGCTGCGAGCTGCGGGGCGGAACCCTCGTGGCGTCCTCGGAGCACTCGTGCGTGCGGTTCCACGAGCCTCGTGCGGTCGCCGCCCTCCCGCTCCCGGAGGGCTATCGCACGGACATCGGGCTGTGGCGCGGCGCACGGGACTCGCGGCCCCATAACGGGTGA
- a CDS encoding LuxR C-terminal-related transcriptional regulator: MPYDVAVIDDHPFMEQVVGSAVAKLPDARFVGIAPTVTDFLGTIGRADVVVLDLRLEDKSLPADNVRRLATLGIAALAYTAGESKYLLRLAAQSGVRGVVRKSAPEQVLIDALEEVVAGRALMTPELAAAIDTDPDVANARLSPRERQVLALYADGCTTEFVATTLELSANTVDKYVKDIRSKYMRVGRASGTKIDLYKRAVEDGVLGEPGLAP; encoded by the coding sequence GTGCCCTATGACGTCGCCGTCATCGACGATCACCCCTTCATGGAGCAGGTGGTCGGCTCCGCGGTCGCCAAGCTCCCCGACGCCCGGTTCGTGGGCATCGCGCCCACCGTCACCGACTTCCTCGGCACGATCGGGCGGGCCGACGTCGTCGTGCTCGACCTGAGGCTCGAGGACAAGTCCCTCCCGGCCGACAACGTGCGCCGCCTCGCGACGCTGGGCATCGCCGCCCTCGCGTACACGGCGGGGGAGAGCAAGTACCTGCTGCGCCTGGCCGCCCAGAGCGGCGTGCGCGGCGTGGTGCGCAAGTCCGCCCCCGAGCAGGTCCTCATCGACGCCCTCGAAGAGGTCGTCGCCGGTCGTGCCCTCATGACCCCCGAGCTCGCCGCCGCGATCGACACCGATCCCGACGTCGCCAACGCCCGCCTGAGCCCGCGCGAGCGTCAGGTCCTCGCCCTCTACGCCGACGGCTGCACGACCGAGTTCGTCGCCACCACGCTCGAGCTCTCGGCCAACACCGTCGACAAGTACGTCAAGGACATCCGCTCGAAGTACATGCGGGTCGGCCGCGCGAGCGGCACGAAAATCGACCTCTACAAGCGGGCGGTCGAGGACGGCGTGCTCGGAGAGCCCGGGCTCGCCCCGTGA